One segment of Paenibacillus rhizovicinus DNA contains the following:
- the rimO gene encoding 30S ribosomal protein S12 methylthiotransferase RimO, which produces MTERVKVVTLGCEKNLVDSEIMSGLIDARGYHLVDQADDATVIIVNTCGFIDAAKEESVNTILDMAEFKQTGRLKALIVSGCLTQRYKKQLMEEMPEIDGIVGTGDFHHITDIVDEALRGKRPVKVGNPAFDYDQKLPRLVTTPRYTAFVKIAEGCDNACTFCSIPIMRGKFRSRSMESIVAEVQQLADQGVREVSLIAQDSTNYGTDLYDKFMLPELLNRVSEVEGISWVRLHYAYPGFFTDELIETIATNSKVCNYIDMPLQHSEDSILKRMRRPGRQRDTRELVSRIRASIPDVALRTSIIVGFPGETDEDFNRLCDFVREMKFDRLGVFTYSPEEDTPAVRLPDAVPDEVKEWRSNTLMEIQREVSKELSGKHIGKEIDVLVERYDGRSDVYVGRSPYDAPEIDGEVFISNCKAAIGEIQRVRITHAYEFDMSGEGL; this is translated from the coding sequence ATGACTGAAAGAGTGAAAGTCGTAACATTGGGATGCGAGAAAAATCTCGTCGATTCTGAAATTATGTCGGGGTTGATCGATGCCAGAGGCTACCATTTGGTGGATCAGGCAGACGACGCAACCGTAATTATTGTCAATACCTGCGGTTTTATCGACGCCGCGAAGGAAGAGTCCGTCAACACGATATTGGATATGGCGGAATTTAAGCAAACCGGTCGATTAAAGGCGCTTATCGTTTCCGGCTGCTTGACGCAGCGCTATAAGAAGCAGCTGATGGAAGAAATGCCGGAAATCGACGGCATTGTCGGAACGGGCGATTTTCATCATATTACGGACATCGTGGACGAAGCGCTTCGCGGCAAACGCCCTGTGAAGGTCGGCAACCCGGCGTTCGATTATGATCAGAAGCTGCCTCGTTTAGTTACGACGCCGCGCTACACGGCGTTTGTAAAGATTGCGGAAGGCTGCGATAACGCATGCACATTCTGTTCCATTCCGATCATGCGGGGTAAATTCCGCAGCCGCTCGATGGAGTCGATCGTGGCGGAAGTTCAGCAGCTCGCCGATCAAGGCGTTCGGGAAGTCAGCTTAATCGCGCAAGACTCTACGAATTACGGTACGGACTTATACGACAAGTTCATGCTGCCGGAGCTTCTTAACCGCGTAAGCGAAGTGGAAGGCATCTCGTGGGTGCGCCTCCATTACGCGTATCCCGGTTTCTTCACGGACGAGCTCATTGAGACAATCGCGACGAATTCGAAAGTTTGCAACTATATCGATATGCCATTGCAGCACAGCGAAGATTCCATCTTGAAACGCATGCGTCGCCCAGGCCGTCAACGCGACACGCGAGAGCTTGTTTCCCGCATTCGTGCGAGTATTCCTGACGTTGCTTTGCGTACGTCCATTATCGTCGGATTCCCCGGCGAAACGGACGAGGATTTCAACCGTTTATGCGATTTCGTACGCGAAATGAAATTTGACCGTCTTGGGGTCTTCACGTATTCGCCAGAAGAAGACACGCCTGCTGTTCGCCTGCCGGACGCCGTGCCGGATGAAGTGAAGGAATGGCGCTCCAATACGTTGATGGAAATTCAGCGCGAAGTGTCCAAGGAATTAAGCGGCAAGCATATCGGCAAGGAAATCGATGTGTTGGTTGAACGCTATGATGGCCGTAGCGACGTATATGTCGGCCGTTCGCCGTACGATGCTCCGGAAATCGACGGCGAGGTGTTCATTTCCAACTGCAAAGCTGCGATCGGTGAAATTCAAAGGGTGCGCATTACGCACGCTTACGAATTTGACATGTCCGGGGAGGGGCTATAG
- a CDS encoding YajQ family cyclic di-GMP-binding protein: MAEHSFDIVSKVDMQELSNAITQAEREIETRFDFKGTKTSFTLEKTDLVVVSDDEYKLKNVVDILQSKMMKRGVPIKNMEFGKVEGASMGTVRQKVKLKQGIEQDSSKKINILIRDSKIKVKSQIQGDSIRVTGKSLDDLQAVIALLRGADLQLDLQFTNFK; the protein is encoded by the coding sequence ATGGCTGAACATTCATTTGACATTGTCTCGAAAGTCGATATGCAAGAACTGAGCAACGCGATTACGCAAGCGGAACGCGAAATCGAGACCCGTTTCGATTTCAAAGGAACGAAGACGAGCTTCACGTTGGAGAAGACGGATCTCGTGGTGGTTTCGGATGACGAATACAAGCTGAAGAACGTCGTCGATATTCTTCAATCCAAAATGATGAAGCGCGGCGTGCCGATCAAGAACATGGAATTCGGCAAAGTCGAAGGGGCTTCCATGGGGACGGTCAGACAGAAGGTCAAGCTGAAACAAGGCATCGAACAGGATAGCTCCAAGAAAATCAACATCCTGATCCGCGACTCCAAAATTAAAGTAAAAAGTCAAATTCAAGGCGACTCCATCCGGGTAACCGGCAAAAGCCTCGACGATCTGCAAGCTGTCATCGCGCTGCTGAGAGGCGCGGATTTGCAGCTCGACTTGCAATTTACCAATTTCAAATAA
- a CDS encoding helix-turn-helix domain-containing protein — MSDLGALLKKAREQRNLSLDDIQDLTKIRKRYLEAIEEGDYSVLPGSFYVRAFVKNYAESVGLDAEEVLRLYNKEIPSNVPEQVIEPVQRPRRRAQTQSSDRLSRWGFRALMWSFLLLIIVLVYIFAIKQPNKDNVDSADQTKMTDQTKPPATTPDKDTVKNGEGNTSSNGNASSTDTTTNQPPVDETPVQEPTPPPTPTTTLTLDRTSGTTDYYKVSPGGAHTIEMTATGRTWLGIYQKSRTGKMVLSVTLDLDKGPKSATYDADGPIFITFPHANAVEVTVDGVALDDGNKTGSHKFQLTPVEGTSNTGGTTDTNGTTDATTTQ; from the coding sequence ATGTCGGATTTGGGCGCATTGCTCAAGAAAGCGAGGGAGCAACGTAATCTGTCCTTGGATGATATCCAGGATTTGACGAAAATCCGCAAGCGTTATCTTGAAGCCATCGAGGAAGGCGATTACAGCGTGCTTCCCGGTTCCTTCTATGTGCGCGCCTTCGTGAAAAATTACGCAGAGTCCGTAGGACTTGACGCGGAGGAAGTGCTGCGGCTTTACAATAAAGAAATTCCGTCTAACGTTCCCGAGCAAGTGATTGAGCCCGTTCAACGGCCGCGCCGCCGCGCGCAGACGCAATCGTCCGATCGCTTGAGCAGGTGGGGATTCCGGGCGCTCATGTGGTCGTTCTTGCTGCTCATCATCGTACTTGTCTATATATTCGCGATCAAGCAGCCGAACAAGGATAACGTAGATTCAGCGGATCAAACCAAAATGACGGATCAGACGAAGCCTCCGGCAACGACGCCTGACAAGGATACGGTGAAGAACGGGGAAGGGAATACATCCTCGAACGGGAACGCAAGCAGCACCGATACGACGACAAATCAGCCGCCAGTGGACGAAACGCCGGTTCAGGAACCGACGCCTCCGCCAACCCCGACAACGACGCTTACATTGGATCGGACATCGGGAACAACGGATTATTACAAGGTCTCCCCCGGTGGCGCCCATACGATTGAGATGACGGCTACCGGCAGAACGTGGTTGGGGATTTATCAGAAGAGCCGTACGGGAAAAATGGTTCTTAGTGTGACACTGGATCTTGATAAAGGTCCTAAATCGGCTACATATGACGCTGATGGCCCGATTTTTATTACGTTCCCCCACGCCAACGCGGTTGAAGTGACCGTTGACGGCGTCGCTCTTGATGACGGCAATAAAACCGGCTCGCACAAGTTTCAATTGACGCCTGTTGAAGGCACTAGTAACACTGGCGGAACCACGGACACTAACGGTACGACGGATGCAACGACCACTCAATGA
- a CDS encoding DUF3388 domain-containing protein has product MEFKQWYMEYKIHKNRPGLLGDIASLLGMLEVNILTINGVENRTRGMLLQTNDDEKIEILGRMLQKVDNITVLKLREPKLVDILAVRHGRYIERDSDDRKTFRFTRDELGMLVDFLGEVFKREGNQVIGLRGMPRVGKTESIIAGSVCSNKRWTFVSSTLLRQTVRSQLSEEEMTPNNIYIIDGIVSTIRSNEKHHALLQEIMAMPSTKVIEHPDIFVKESAFEYSDFDYIIELRNTPDEEISYESFTMGFHDF; this is encoded by the coding sequence ATGGAATTCAAACAATGGTACATGGAGTACAAAATACATAAAAACCGTCCCGGTCTTCTCGGCGACATCGCTTCGTTGTTAGGGATGCTCGAAGTCAATATTCTTACGATCAACGGCGTAGAGAACCGCACGCGCGGGATGCTGCTTCAGACCAACGACGATGAGAAAATCGAAATACTCGGCCGCATGCTTCAAAAGGTGGATAATATTACGGTTCTGAAGCTCCGCGAGCCCAAGCTTGTCGATATCTTGGCTGTCCGCCATGGCCGCTACATCGAACGTGATTCCGACGACCGCAAAACGTTCCGATTCACGCGGGACGAGCTTGGCATGCTGGTTGACTTCTTGGGCGAAGTATTTAAGAGAGAAGGAAATCAGGTCATCGGCCTGCGCGGAATGCCGCGCGTAGGCAAGACGGAATCGATTATTGCCGGAAGCGTATGCTCCAATAAGAGATGGACGTTCGTATCTTCGACGCTGCTTAGGCAAACGGTCCGCAGCCAGCTGTCCGAGGAAGAAATGACCCCGAACAATATTTATATTATCGACGGGATCGTAAGCACCATCCGTTCCAACGAGAAACATCATGCGCTGCTTCAGGAAATTATGGCGATGCCTTCTACCAAAGTAATCGAACATCCGGATATTTTCGTGAAGGAATCCGCCTTCGAATACAGCGATTTCGATTATATTATCGAGCTGCGCAATACCCCGGACGAGGAAATCTCCTATGAATCGTTTACGATGGGATTCCATGATTTCTAA
- a CDS encoding DUF3243 domain-containing protein, which translates to MSNVLSNFSSWKEFLSNRVEQAKGMGLNEDTIANLAYEIGSFLDEKVDPKNEQQRTLKELWDVGDESERKAIAGLMVKLVEKS; encoded by the coding sequence ATGTCAAACGTCCTTTCTAATTTCAGTTCATGGAAAGAGTTTTTGTCAAACAGGGTGGAACAAGCGAAAGGCATGGGATTGAATGAAGATACCATTGCCAACCTCGCTTACGAGATCGGCTCCTTCCTGGATGAGAAAGTCGATCCGAAGAACGAACAACAGCGCACACTGAAGGAATTATGGGATGTCGGCGATGAATCGGAACGCAAAGCGATTGCTGGCCTGATGGTCAAGCTTGTGGAAAAATCGTAA
- the ymfI gene encoding elongation factor P 5-aminopentanone reductase, with the protein MTVLITGGSRGIGAAIARRFAVENMNVVIHYNQAHEAANETARSCMRLGAANVLTVSADIRSRDQLLRMREKLEQRGMMPDIVVNNAGIAHYAMLEDVTDEIWDEVMNVNLKGMFLCTQLFMPVMIQQRFGRIINVSSIWGISGASCEVLYSTSKGGMNAFTKALAKELAPSGVTVNAVAPGAVDTVMLDNLNADEKVALESEIPVGRFAQPEEIASLVYFLALPESAYITGQIISPNGGWLT; encoded by the coding sequence ATGACGGTGCTCATTACCGGGGGGAGCCGCGGGATCGGCGCAGCAATCGCTCGCCGGTTCGCCGTGGAGAATATGAACGTCGTCATTCATTACAATCAAGCGCATGAGGCTGCGAACGAAACCGCTCGCAGCTGCATGCGGCTTGGCGCGGCGAACGTGTTGACCGTTTCGGCGGACATTCGTTCCCGGGATCAACTGCTGCGCATGCGCGAGAAGCTGGAACAACGTGGGATGATGCCCGATATCGTCGTTAATAATGCCGGCATTGCGCATTACGCCATGCTGGAGGACGTAACGGACGAGATTTGGGACGAGGTCATGAACGTCAACCTGAAGGGGATGTTCCTATGCACGCAGCTTTTCATGCCTGTCATGATCCAGCAGCGTTTTGGCCGCATCATTAACGTGTCGTCGATTTGGGGGATTTCCGGGGCATCCTGCGAGGTGCTCTATTCCACGAGCAAAGGCGGCATGAACGCCTTCACGAAAGCGTTAGCTAAGGAACTGGCGCCGTCCGGGGTCACCGTAAACGCGGTTGCGCCCGGTGCCGTCGACACCGTTATGCTGGACAACCTGAACGCCGATGAGAAGGTGGCGCTCGAGTCTGAAATTCCGGTCGGCCGCTTCGCGCAGCCGGAAGAAATCGCTTCGCTCGTCTATTTTCTGGCTCTGCCGGAATCGGCTTACATAACCGGGCAAATCATCAGCCCGAACGGCGGATGGCTGACATAA
- the yfmH gene encoding EF-P 5-aminopentanol modification-associated protein YfmH translates to METLAYPGVQETLYREIMPNGLEVVVLPKEGFSKTYATFSTKYGSVDNRFAVGAQEPISVPDGIAHFLEHKMFEEPTGDIFATFASQGASANAFTSFDRTVYLFSATEQIEANLSTLIDFVQNPYFTDENVEKEKGIIEQEINMYRDNADWRVYFGLIDALYHKHPIHIDIAGTVESIRQIDKETLYRCYETFYHPSNMFLFVVGGVEPESVMKLVRDNQERKNFQPQGAIERFFEPEPETVKLPVKKTALPVSMPKCMIGFKESRGSANPEELLRTELTTKLMLDALLGSSSPIYHSLYDDTLITDSFGHEFNSSEDYAFSVVGGETRDPDELIRRLREAIEQAQAKGLDQEAFERTKRKKIGGYLRMLNSPEAIASEFTRYRFRGADLFKLLPVYEDITIEEANARLRSHFDWSRMAVSIVSKDEA, encoded by the coding sequence ATGGAAACGTTAGCTTACCCGGGCGTTCAGGAAACACTCTACCGTGAAATCATGCCTAACGGCCTTGAAGTCGTCGTGCTGCCGAAAGAAGGCTTCAGCAAGACGTACGCGACGTTCTCGACCAAGTATGGTTCCGTTGACAATCGCTTTGCCGTAGGCGCTCAGGAGCCGATTTCCGTACCTGACGGAATCGCCCATTTCTTGGAGCACAAAATGTTCGAAGAACCGACCGGCGATATTTTTGCAACCTTTGCCTCACAAGGCGCGTCTGCTAATGCGTTCACCAGTTTTGACCGCACCGTTTATTTATTCTCGGCCACGGAGCAAATCGAGGCGAACCTGTCGACGCTGATCGATTTTGTCCAGAATCCTTATTTCACGGATGAGAACGTGGAGAAGGAGAAAGGCATTATCGAACAGGAAATCAACATGTACCGGGATAATGCGGATTGGCGTGTGTATTTCGGGCTTATTGATGCCCTGTACCACAAGCATCCGATTCATATCGATATTGCGGGGACGGTAGAATCGATCCGTCAAATCGATAAAGAAACGTTGTATCGTTGTTATGAAACGTTCTATCACCCGTCGAATATGTTTCTGTTCGTTGTTGGCGGCGTAGAGCCGGAATCCGTTATGAAGCTCGTACGCGACAATCAAGAACGCAAGAACTTCCAACCGCAAGGAGCTATTGAAAGGTTTTTCGAGCCTGAACCGGAAACCGTGAAGCTGCCGGTCAAGAAAACGGCGCTCCCTGTCTCGATGCCGAAGTGCATGATCGGATTCAAGGAAAGCCGCGGATCGGCGAATCCGGAAGAACTGCTGCGGACGGAGCTGACGACGAAATTGATGTTGGATGCGCTGCTCGGCTCAAGCTCTCCGATTTATCATTCGCTCTACGACGATACGCTGATTACCGATTCGTTCGGACATGAATTCAATAGCAGCGAGGACTATGCATTCTCCGTCGTCGGCGGCGAAACGCGCGATCCTGACGAGCTGATCCGGAGACTTCGCGAAGCAATCGAGCAGGCGCAAGCGAAAGGATTGGATCAAGAAGCGTTCGAGCGGACGAAACGCAAGAAAATCGGCGGCTATCTTCGCATGCTCAATTCCCCCGAGGCAATTGCCAGCGAATTTACGCGTTACCGTTTCCGTGGAGCCGATTTGTTCAAACTGCTGCCGGTGTACGAGGATATTACCATCGAAGAGGCCAATGCTAGACTGCGCAGCCATTTCGATTGGAGCCGGATGGCCGTATCCATCGTATCGAAGGACGAAGCTTGA
- the yfmF gene encoding EF-P 5-aminopentanol modification-associated protein YfmF, which produces MSNTSFQRGQLNRIRLHVLPTKRFKTFSISLYAGLPLHETTVTSAALIPFVLRRGTASTPETIAFRERLDELYGAGFGFDVYKRGDAQIVQFRMDVINDRFVSSNQPLLASSLKLLGEVVTDPVLENGQLRAKYVEAEKQTLRKRLEAIINDKIRYASERCLEVMCADEPYRLHPLGRLEDIDAITPASVTEAYRAWLSQAAFDLYVVGDTTLDEVKSLVAESFRGNEGKPAEYGLPLINKPVKETKTVVERMEVTQGKLNMGLRINTSYGDDNYPAALMYNGILGGYPHSKLFLNVREKASLAYYAASRLDGHKGICTIQSGIEFANYEKAKTIIQEQLEQMRSGSYSELEMNQTKAMIANHLRELQDSANEMIGFDFNAVLSKRERSATQLLEEVQAVTAEQIAAVARKTELDTIYFLRDRKEG; this is translated from the coding sequence GTGAGCAACACGTCGTTTCAACGAGGCCAGCTGAACCGGATTCGCCTCCATGTGCTGCCGACAAAACGTTTCAAAACCTTTTCTATTTCCTTGTATGCGGGTTTGCCGCTTCATGAGACGACCGTCACTTCGGCCGCATTAATTCCTTTCGTGCTGCGAAGAGGGACCGCTTCCACGCCGGAGACGATCGCATTCCGCGAGCGTCTGGATGAGCTGTATGGCGCCGGCTTCGGATTTGACGTATATAAACGCGGAGATGCGCAAATTGTGCAGTTCCGCATGGATGTCATTAATGACCGGTTCGTTTCGTCGAATCAGCCATTGCTGGCATCGTCCCTTAAGCTGTTAGGCGAAGTGGTGACGGATCCTGTGCTCGAGAACGGCCAGCTGCGGGCGAAATATGTCGAAGCGGAGAAACAGACGCTGCGTAAACGGCTGGAAGCGATCATTAACGATAAAATCCGGTATGCCTCCGAACGCTGCTTGGAGGTTATGTGCGCGGATGAGCCTTATAGGCTGCACCCTTTGGGCCGGTTGGAAGATATCGACGCCATTACGCCCGCGTCGGTTACGGAGGCGTATCGGGCATGGCTGAGTCAAGCTGCCTTCGATCTGTACGTCGTCGGGGATACGACGCTGGACGAAGTGAAGTCTCTCGTCGCGGAATCGTTCCGCGGCAACGAAGGCAAGCCTGCCGAGTACGGGCTGCCTCTCATTAACAAGCCGGTCAAGGAAACGAAGACAGTCGTCGAACGGATGGAAGTGACCCAAGGGAAGCTGAACATGGGACTGCGCATCAATACGTCTTATGGGGATGACAACTACCCGGCTGCATTGATGTACAACGGAATATTGGGCGGCTATCCGCATTCCAAACTGTTTCTCAATGTAAGGGAGAAGGCGAGCCTGGCGTACTACGCAGCTTCCCGCCTCGATGGCCACAAAGGCATCTGCACGATTCAATCCGGCATTGAGTTCGCCAATTACGAGAAGGCAAAGACCATTATACAAGAGCAGCTGGAGCAGATGCGAAGCGGTTCTTACAGCGAGCTGGAGATGAACCAGACGAAAGCGATGATCGCGAATCACTTGCGTGAACTTCAAGATTCCGCGAACGAAATGATCGGCTTCGATTTCAATGCCGTCCTTTCGAAGCGAGAGCGCTCCGCTACGCAGCTGCTGGAAGAGGTTCAGGCTGTAACAGCCGAGCAAATCGCCGCGGTTGCGCGCAAAACCGAGTTGGATACGATCTACTTCCTGCGTGACAGAAAGGAGGGCTAA
- the sleB gene encoding spore cortex-lytic enzyme produces the protein MRNRLIAVTIVIVLLLFGAFTIKHAHFGQTTETFSSAILKVGSSGKDVTELQGRLKFLGFFDGKVDGQFGSATKNAVTWFQWKFGLKSDGVVGAKTKLKLWEATKTWAPSAADNAGSGGTSSSGSGNASQGSDTSSDVTKSNNLGLSANDLKLMANAVYGESRGEPYIGQVAVAAVILNRVKSPSFPNTVSGVIFQPGAFTAVADGQIWLTPNENAKKAVQDALNGMDPTGGCIYYFNPETATSKWIWSRPQVKTIGKHIFCM, from the coding sequence ATGAGAAATCGTTTAATCGCGGTGACCATCGTCATCGTCCTTCTGTTGTTCGGCGCATTCACGATCAAACATGCGCACTTCGGTCAAACGACCGAGACGTTCAGCAGCGCTATACTGAAGGTCGGTTCTTCAGGCAAAGATGTGACCGAGCTTCAAGGGCGGCTGAAGTTCCTCGGCTTTTTTGACGGCAAAGTGGATGGCCAGTTCGGTTCCGCCACCAAAAACGCCGTTACGTGGTTTCAATGGAAATTCGGTTTGAAATCCGATGGCGTCGTCGGCGCCAAGACGAAGCTGAAGCTGTGGGAAGCGACCAAGACCTGGGCGCCATCGGCGGCTGACAACGCGGGCTCGGGAGGAACGAGCAGCAGCGGCAGCGGGAACGCATCCCAAGGCAGCGACACGTCCTCGGATGTAACCAAGTCCAACAATCTCGGCTTATCCGCCAATGATCTGAAGCTAATGGCCAATGCGGTGTATGGCGAATCGCGCGGCGAGCCGTATATCGGTCAAGTAGCGGTTGCAGCCGTCATTCTGAATCGCGTGAAGTCACCAAGCTTCCCGAATACGGTATCCGGTGTGATTTTCCAGCCGGGAGCGTTCACTGCCGTAGCGGACGGCCAAATTTGGCTGACCCCGAATGAAAATGCGAAGAAAGCGGTACAGGATGCGCTGAACGGCATGGATCCTACCGGCGGATGCATCTATTACTTCAATCCAGAGACGGCAACGTCCAAGTGGATATGGTCGCGGCCGCAGGTGAAGACGATCGGAAAACATATTTTCTGCATGTAG
- a CDS encoding FtsK/SpoIIIE family DNA translocase, protein MAKKKKKRKSSVGTSLKFEVYGILLITVSVIALSGEATVGRALSKLFGLVLGKFYFVLALVGIYVGLAVMVKRAWPSGWTTRKTGVLLLVLACTLWSSMAVMDQKTEPTGGLSSTYILAQLGSDIRGSLMDSPSDLQGNEAVHSASGGYAGAIQYTLLFWLFGYFGAKFIMIVMFAISIMLMTGKSYVDLLRSGRIRGGRLWSLLRMKFASRRQALAAAGPKTSSKSVVSLDDLDDDDDDDEYAAAMKSRAQKKRSPIFSWFNDVSKPNSNEHADGDHEWQLEDGNSGETFGGGKSAHPAAWQDEDDQEEPFENWRSSVLEDGGTAEGAPADIQQPVQSNHGMNLAVEVDHVPDDELEPFTPGHLAADDDDNDDFAEEPQVQSIPRSPAIASPDEDEGSNGPGSIVKPPTEKPYLLPSLGLLQKPSAGAKAGDSADSIESRRKLEATLESFGVRAKVLDVVRGPAVTRYEVQPATGVKVSRIVGLTDDIALALAAKDIRMEAPIPGKSAIGIEVPNTEVSIVTMREVMETPSFQNATSRMSIAFGRDISGQPIVGNLAKMPHLLVAGATGSGKSVCINGIITSILYKARPDEVKLLMIDPKMVELNMYNGIPHLLAPVVTDPRRASLALKKIVVEMEKRYELFSKSGTRNIEGYNTLMAENPSAVLPYIVVIVDELADLMMVAANDVEDAICRLAQMARASGIHLIIATQRPSVDVITGVIKANIPSRIAFGVSSQVDSRTILDMAGAEKLLGRGDMLFLPVGMSKPIRVQGAFLSDQEVEAIVNYARGQGEAEYKEDLVPEIDDAATENEEILDELYEQAVRIVLEAKQASVSLLQRRMRIGYTRAARLIDQMEARSIVGPYEGSKPREVLLTVDQYDAGRISS, encoded by the coding sequence TTGGCTAAGAAAAAGAAGAAGCGAAAGAGCTCAGTCGGGACGAGCCTTAAGTTTGAAGTGTATGGCATTTTGCTCATTACTGTGTCCGTGATCGCGCTCTCCGGAGAAGCGACGGTCGGGCGGGCATTATCGAAGTTATTTGGACTTGTATTAGGCAAGTTCTATTTTGTTTTGGCATTAGTCGGCATTTATGTCGGCTTGGCGGTCATGGTCAAGCGTGCATGGCCGAGCGGTTGGACGACCCGGAAGACAGGCGTGCTGCTGCTTGTTCTCGCTTGTACGCTTTGGAGCTCGATGGCCGTGATGGACCAGAAGACCGAACCGACGGGCGGATTATCGTCCACCTATATTTTAGCTCAGCTTGGCAGTGACATCCGAGGATCGCTGATGGATTCGCCTTCGGATCTTCAGGGGAACGAAGCCGTTCATTCGGCAAGCGGAGGTTATGCAGGCGCCATTCAATATACGCTGCTGTTCTGGTTGTTCGGCTATTTCGGCGCAAAGTTTATTATGATCGTGATGTTTGCGATATCCATCATGTTGATGACTGGCAAGTCGTACGTCGACTTGCTGCGTTCCGGCCGTATCAGAGGCGGACGGCTCTGGTCGCTGCTGCGGATGAAGTTCGCTTCGAGACGGCAAGCGCTGGCAGCCGCGGGGCCTAAGACAAGCAGCAAGTCCGTCGTGTCACTGGATGACTTGGACGATGACGATGATGATGACGAGTACGCGGCGGCGATGAAGTCCCGCGCGCAGAAGAAACGCTCGCCGATCTTTTCTTGGTTTAACGACGTGTCTAAGCCCAACAGTAACGAGCACGCCGACGGCGACCATGAATGGCAGCTCGAGGACGGAAACTCCGGCGAAACGTTTGGCGGCGGCAAATCCGCTCATCCTGCCGCATGGCAGGATGAGGACGACCAAGAGGAGCCGTTTGAAAACTGGCGGTCCAGCGTCTTGGAAGACGGGGGGACAGCCGAGGGGGCGCCAGCGGATATTCAACAGCCGGTACAATCGAATCATGGAATGAACCTAGCAGTTGAGGTTGATCATGTTCCGGATGATGAGCTGGAGCCGTTTACACCTGGACATCTTGCTGCAGATGACGATGACAATGACGATTTCGCTGAAGAGCCGCAAGTACAGTCAATTCCGCGCAGTCCTGCCATTGCCTCGCCGGATGAGGATGAAGGTTCTAACGGACCGGGAAGCATCGTTAAGCCGCCTACCGAGAAACCTTATTTGCTTCCTTCGCTAGGTCTGCTTCAGAAACCGAGCGCAGGAGCGAAAGCCGGGGATTCCGCAGATTCCATTGAATCGCGGCGCAAGCTCGAAGCGACACTAGAAAGTTTCGGCGTTCGAGCGAAAGTGCTGGACGTCGTCCGCGGGCCGGCCGTCACGCGCTATGAAGTGCAGCCTGCTACCGGGGTTAAAGTCAGCCGGATCGTCGGCTTGACGGACGATATCGCGCTTGCGCTCGCCGCGAAGGACATTCGGATGGAAGCGCCGATTCCCGGCAAATCCGCCATCGGCATCGAAGTGCCGAATACGGAAGTGTCCATCGTAACGATGCGTGAAGTTATGGAGACGCCTTCGTTTCAGAATGCGACGTCGCGGATGTCCATCGCGTTCGGACGCGATATTTCAGGACAGCCGATCGTTGGCAACTTGGCGAAGATGCCCCATTTGCTCGTAGCGGGCGCGACGGGATCCGGTAAGTCCGTTTGCATCAATGGGATCATCACGAGCATTTTGTATAAAGCGAGACCAGATGAAGTCAAGCTGTTGATGATCGACCCGAAAATGGTCGAGTTGAATATGTATAATGGCATTCCGCATCTCCTTGCGCCGGTCGTGACGGATCCTAGACGCGCTTCGCTGGCGCTCAAGAAGATCGTCGTTGAAATGGAGAAGCGCTACGAATTGTTCTCGAAATCAGGGACGCGGAACATTGAGGGCTACAATACCCTGATGGCCGAAAATCCGTCCGCCGTGCTGCCGTACATCGTCGTCATCGTCGACGAATTAGCAGATCTAATGATGGTTGCGGCGAATGATGTCGAGGATGCCATCTGCCGTCTTGCGCAAATGGCCCGCGCATCGGGCATCCATCTCATTATCGCTACGCAGCGGCCTTCCGTAGATGTCATCACGGGTGTCATCAAAGCCAATATTCCTTCGCGGATCGCGTTCGGCGTTTCCTCGCAGGTGGATTCCCGTACGATCCTGGATATGGCTGGCGCCGAGAAACTGCTCGGCCGCGGCGATATGTTATTCCTCCCGGTGGGCATGTCCAAGCCAATCCGGGTTCAAGGCGCGTTCCTCTCCGATCAGGAAGTGGAGGCTATCGTAAACTATGCGCGCGGCCAAGGAGAAGCTGAATATAAAGAAGATTTGGTTCCGGAAATCGATGATGCGGCGACCGAGAACGAAGAGATTCTGGACGAGCTGTACGAACAGGCCGTCCGTATCGTGCTAGAGGCTAAGCAGGCCTCCGTGTCGCTGCTGCAGCGGCGCATGCGTATCGGTTATACGCGCGCCGCCAGATTGATCGATCAAATGGAGGCGCGCAGCATCGTGGGCCCTTACGAGGGCAGCAAGCCGCGCGAAGTGTTATTGACGGTGGATCAATACGATGCCGGCAGAATAAGTTCTTAA